In one Agrobacterium vitis genomic region, the following are encoded:
- a CDS encoding heparinase II/III domain-containing protein, whose translation MFSEHIGSLPPYLADFQPASGPDIYTLLQRLGADHLTALKTAGRTALEAEWPQILASHYRDYTQTGNRSRFEDLYFRRRLMLNDLVLAECAKGKGESDGGDFIDAIIDGVILICEESGWQLPAHNAYGRGGPRQPLPDPDDPVVDLFSAETAANLATVVWLLRPALAQRDPRLPARIEQEIHRRIITPYLTRHFWWMGQGNERMNNWTAWITQNVLIATFSLPTSQEIRRAVLVKALGSLDAFLNDYAEDGACEEGVLYYRHAALCLFGAMTVLDQVVPDLCRPLWQAAKIRNMAEYILNMRVSGRHYVNFADSSAVLEPCSIREYLFGEAVGSKALMDFAAADLQQSADPLLSKEWNLWYRLMAATRLPDVKPAPAKPAAKGDIFYPGTGLFIARDNRFDLAVKGGHNGESHNHNDVGSLTLYKNGQPFLIDIGVETYTAKTFSPQRYEIWTMQSAYHNLPAFAGIMQQEGPECAARDVETAFEVEEARISLEIAAAYPKEAGLRSYRRSVRLIRGSHIEIIDEHDGDKPAVLSLMTCIAPRVEAGRLVLDGFGEISVSGAAEPIIEAIDIGDPRLRQAWPERIFRILLPFETSRLSLTIT comes from the coding sequence GCAGCTTGCCGCCCTATCTGGCCGATTTCCAGCCAGCCTCAGGTCCCGATATTTATACGCTGCTGCAACGATTGGGCGCCGACCATCTCACCGCCCTTAAGACCGCAGGTCGTACGGCGCTGGAGGCTGAATGGCCGCAAATCCTCGCCTCTCATTACCGCGATTATACCCAAACAGGCAATCGCTCGCGCTTCGAGGATCTATATTTCCGCCGCCGCCTGATGCTGAATGATCTGGTTCTGGCGGAATGTGCGAAAGGCAAAGGGGAGAGCGACGGGGGCGACTTCATTGACGCCATTATCGATGGTGTCATCCTGATCTGTGAGGAAAGCGGGTGGCAATTGCCAGCGCACAATGCCTATGGACGCGGCGGTCCGCGTCAGCCTTTACCCGATCCTGATGACCCGGTGGTCGATCTCTTTTCGGCAGAAACGGCGGCGAACCTGGCAACCGTTGTTTGGCTGCTGAGACCGGCTCTTGCGCAACGCGATCCGCGCCTGCCTGCCCGCATAGAACAGGAGATCCACCGCCGTATCATCACCCCTTATCTTACCCGGCATTTCTGGTGGATGGGGCAGGGAAACGAGAGGATGAACAACTGGACTGCCTGGATCACCCAGAACGTCCTCATCGCCACGTTTTCCCTGCCCACCAGCCAGGAGATTCGCCGTGCAGTGCTGGTCAAAGCGCTGGGCAGTCTCGATGCCTTTCTCAACGACTATGCCGAGGACGGCGCCTGCGAGGAAGGCGTGCTCTATTATCGCCATGCCGCTCTCTGTCTGTTTGGCGCCATGACCGTGCTGGATCAGGTCGTGCCGGACCTGTGCCGTCCGCTTTGGCAGGCAGCCAAGATCCGCAATATGGCGGAATACATCCTCAATATGCGTGTGTCTGGACGGCATTATGTCAATTTTGCCGATTCATCCGCAGTTCTGGAACCCTGTAGCATCAGGGAATATCTGTTCGGCGAAGCGGTCGGCTCGAAGGCGCTGATGGATTTTGCCGCTGCCGATCTTCAGCAATCCGCAGATCCTCTGCTGTCGAAAGAGTGGAACCTTTGGTACCGGCTGATGGCAGCCACACGCTTGCCGGACGTTAAGCCTGCGCCCGCAAAGCCAGCGGCAAAAGGTGATATTTTCTACCCCGGCACCGGGCTTTTCATCGCCCGCGACAACCGTTTCGATCTGGCGGTGAAGGGTGGACACAACGGCGAAAGCCATAATCATAACGATGTCGGCAGCCTGACGCTTTACAAGAACGGACAACCATTTCTCATCGATATCGGCGTCGAAACCTATACGGCCAAGACTTTCTCGCCGCAGCGTTACGAGATCTGGACGATGCAATCAGCTTACCACAACCTTCCTGCTTTTGCGGGCATCATGCAGCAGGAGGGGCCGGAATGTGCTGCACGCGATGTCGAGACGGCTTTCGAGGTGGAGGAGGCCCGCATTTCGCTGGAGATAGCCGCAGCTTACCCGAAAGAAGCAGGGCTGCGCTCTTATCGCCGCAGCGTCAGGCTCATTCGCGGCAGCCATATCGAGATTATCGACGAGCATGATGGTGACAAGCCTGCCGTTCTATCGCTGATGACCTGCATTGCGCCACGCGTGGAAGCAGGGAGGCTGGTCCTGGACGGGTTCGGCGAAATTAGTGTGAGCGGTGCGGCAGAGCCAATCATCGAGGCAATCGATATCGGTGATCCCCGGCTGCGGCAGGCATGGCCGGAGAGAATTTTCCGTATTCTGCTGCCGTTTGAGACATCGCGCTTATCGCTGACGATTACTTGA